Genomic DNA from Acuticoccus sp. MNP-M23:
GCGCACCCCGAGTGAGCCTTGCACGAACACTTGCCGTCATGCGGAACGTCCCGTTTCTCAGCGTCCTGGGAGACGAGGCGCTCAAGTTGCTCGCGTTTGGCAGCGACCCTGTCAACCTGCGTGCGCGCCAGAGCCTGTTTGATGCCGGCGACGATGCCAATGGCGCTGTGCTGGTGATGGGCGGTCAGCTCCGCCTCATCCCGGCCACCGACGGGTCTTCACCGCAGGTCTATTCGGTGGGCAGGCTGGTGGACGAA
This window encodes:
- a CDS encoding cyclic nucleotide-binding domain-containing protein, whose amino-acid sequence is MSLARTLAVMRNVPFLSVLGDEALKLLAFGSDPVNLRARQSLFDAGDDANGAVLVMGGQLRLIPATDGSSPQVYSVGRLVDELALIIPSQRTATAIAQTSCEIIPLQRTQMLRILDEYPAAARRLQAIIARRNATFLADVEGVSSRLRH